The following are from one region of the Ochotona princeps isolate mOchPri1 chromosome 15, mOchPri1.hap1, whole genome shotgun sequence genome:
- the LOC101533223 gene encoding aquaporin-5: MRGTPAAGPVYTAAWVTWPGGLARCPGGGARGAGGGGQPAAAAARPCAPRPCAPRWPPGAGAASCPPAPAPLAARPLYIAPPAGPRQAASRGEGAAERPPQPPAAPTAATTRRRRLRRCRRPPAATMKKEVCSVAFLKAVFAEFLATLIFVFFGLGSALKWPSALPSILQIAMAFGLAIGTLAQALGPVSGGHINPAITLALLVGNQISLLRAVFYVAAQLVGAIAGAGILYGLAPLNARGNLAVNALNNNTTPGQAVVVELILTFQLALCVFSSTDSRRTSPVGSPALSIGLSVTLGHLVGIYFTGCSMNPARSFGPAVVMKRFSPSHWVFWVGPIVGAVLAAILYFYLLFPTSLSLSERVAVVKGTYEPEEDWEDHREKTLELTSR, from the exons ATGCGCGGGACCCCAGCCGCGGGGCCCGTCTACACCGCCGCCTGGGTCACGTGGCCTGGGGGGCTGGCCCGCTGCCCCGGCGGGGGTGCGCgcggggcggggggcggcggCCAGCCCGCGGCGGCGGCTGCGCGTCCGTGTGCGCCGCGTCCCTGTGCGCCGCGCTGGCCCCCGGGCGCCGGGGCCGCCTCCTGCCCCCCCGCGCCCGCGCCGCTGGCCGCCCGCCCCCTATATATCGCGCCCCCGGCGGGCCCGCGCCAGGCCGCCAGCCGCGGAGAGGGCGCCGCAGAGCGCCCGCCGCAGCCCCCCGCCGCCCCGACGGCCGCCACCACCCGCCGCCGTCGCCTCCGCCGCTGCCGCCGTCCGCCTGCGGCCACCATGAAGAAAGAGGTGTGCTCCGTGGCCTTCCTCAAGGCCGTGTTCGCCGAGTTCCTGGCCACCCTCATCTTTGTCTTCTTCGGGCTGGGCTCTGCGCTCAAGTGGCCGTCGGCGCTGCCCTCCATCCTACAGATCGCCATGGCCTTCGGCCTGGCCATTGGCACCTTGGCTCAGGCTCTGGGGCCAGTGAGCGGTGGCCACATCAACCCGGCCATCACCCTGGCCCTGCTCGTGGGCAACCAGATCTCGCTGCTACGGGCGGTCTTTTACGTGGCGGCGCAGCTGGTGGGCGCCATCGCGGGTGCGGGCATCCTCTATGGACTGGCACCGCTCAATGCCAGGGGCAACCTTGCAGTCAACGCG CTCAACAACAACACGACCCCCGGCCAGGCAGTGGTGGTGGAGCTCATCTTGACGTTCCAGCTAGCACTCTGCGTCTTCTCCTCCACCGACTCTCGCCGCACCAGCCCGGTGGGCTCCCCGGCCCTGTCCATCGGCCTGTCTGTCACACTGGGCCACCTGGTGGGG ATCTACTTCACCGGCTGCTCCATGAACCCAGCCCGCTCCTTCGGGCCTGCCGTGGTCATGAAGCGCTTCAGCCCCTCACACTGG GTCTTCTGGGTGGGCCCCATCGTGGGGGCCGTCCTGGCCGCCATCCTCTACTTCTACCTGCTCTTCCCCACCTCCTTGAGCCTCAGCGAGCGTGTGGCCGTGGTTAAGGGCACGTACGAGCCCGAGGAGGACTGGGAGGACCATCGGGAGAAGACCTTGGAGCTGACCAGCCGCTGA